In Lathyrus oleraceus cultivar Zhongwan6 chromosome 2, CAAS_Psat_ZW6_1.0, whole genome shotgun sequence, the DNA window CCCTAAGACGGAAAATTGGATTTGATTGCTTGTGTTTGATTTTAGAATAGGAGACAAGCATCAAACCACAAGCTAGGTACGCTTGACAATCTGAGTACTTGGGAGTTGAGTGGACAGTTGCATCCTAACCATTATTTTTTATCCTAAAAgtttttgtttatgaaattatttgGCGAGTCTAATCATtggtacttagagggagacaaACATCTAAACACCAGATAAGTACGACCAACAATCATAAtactcgggagttgagaggacatTGGCATCCTAACCACTCCTTTTTACTCTCAAAGCACCATATTGAACTCGTTTTATTGTTAAGTGTTGTGATTAGAAGTCAAATATCAGGCCACGAGATAGGTACCACTGACATCCCAAGTACTTGAAAATATTATGCACAAGTACGTACACCCCATATTTTTCTTTCGatttattgtgaaaatgatttAAAAGTCACCTGACATTGGATCAACTGTTTGGAATTTTGATTTGTGAAAGATGTGAGAATGATATAGAGATGGAACTGTGAGAATGTAATAGATGAGATACTTGATGTTTGATCAAGCACTCACGTTGCTTTCAAGTCAATTTGATTTGGAAAAGcacttgacattggatcaagtaTGTTTTATTCTCTAGAAAAGTTTTTTTTATCGTTTGGTTTTATCTTGTTAGTTAACATGCAAAGTAAAGCAATAAAGGAAAGTAAatcctaaactattacatggtCATGGGAATGTGGGATATTTTATTCACAATGGAGGGATGAATTATAAATCATACATGAAACGGAAAGATTCACACAAGCTTACGATAATACTGTAGATGTTTGgttggctgcattttgtgttaaaacactaactgtactctgatgtcttgactgatgtcatgacatgcttgagtagcatgctgcaggattagctaatataggatttactgaatgtgaaactggatgttatgacattcatccatgacagcagatactgaactatagaatagttggtttttctgttatagctcaatattgagttcagtctgtttttcaggagagtagcagacctggcacatagcctactgtctgaatgtcaaactgaatgttatgacattcatcattgacagcatatactgaataaaaggcaggttggttttctgctacagttcagtatttatttcagtctgtttttcaggagaatagcagacctggcatatggcccattgtctaaatgtcaaactggatgttatgacatttatctctgacagctgatactgaagtatagactggtttGTCTTTTACAGTTCAGCATTTGGTACAatctgttttcaggaaaataacagacctagcatatggcctatgttctggacgtcaaactgaatgttatgacattcattcctgacatcatatgctaaagtgtaggatggttagtttttctgtttcagtatttttctcaggctatttttcaggaatccaacagctgagctaaaatccaggaaacaaacaactaagctacaattaatggacctaacaaatagcctatttgttagcaccctaatatgtggaaattaggttaacttgcttaaccttatttttaggaaatacaagtacaaggcccaagtgctgcaatataaaaggatggcaatcctgATTTCAGAACTTAGGGGTTTTTAGCGTGAAGCATTCATTGTTCCATTATACTTCACTGTTGTAGTTttatgtgtgtcttgtattaggtgtaacttgtgagccaagcaattatcacctagatgattgtattggactagggtgttcattgagttgtaagtgttgtgtcactctaagcttttaagcgtgagtgctgtgtttcttgattaaagctgttaagcacaatcaagagttgtttgaagtataacttcaccaTTGTCTTTAAACTTAGTaaaaggttgtaatcactgtggtgattgagggggagtgagtaggaactctggtcttagtttaagattgaaattgcattgggtaggtattaagtgataggattaaacaggtggtttaaggcctgaattaatactgctaatagtggatttcctccctggcttggtagcccccagacgtaggtgtgtgtgacaccgaactgggtaaacaattccttgtgttatttactgcactttacttttaagttctgcaaaattcttgtctgcgcagaattggatgtcataacatcccgtgtgacatcgaaagtctattaactagaatttcaattggcatcagagcaggcacctTGCCTattaatttctgggtgagatctagggacgttaatttctagtaccatggacaaggatgtaggatactcaaatagaccacccatgctggatggttctaactatgatgactagaaacctcgtatgatagccttcttgaggtctctagatagcaaggtctggagaaatgtcaacaaaggatgggaacatccaacgaagacaggtaaagatggaatcattatgcaaattcctgaagaagagtggaacaaggagcaagaggcattagcgcttggaaactctaaggccttgaatgcactgttcaatggaataaataagaacatcttcagactggtgcatcactgtgagctggctaaagaagtttgggatactctcaagataactcatgaaggtacctccaaagtgaggatgtctaaacttcagatgctgaccaccaagtttgaaaatctgaggatgaaagaggatgagactattcatgacttccacatgaatattcttgaaattgccaacacttctgatggcttaggagagaaaatggctgaagaaaaacttgtaagaaagattctcagatcattgccaaagagatttgccatgaaggtcactgctatagaagaggctcaagatatctgcaatatgaaggttgatgagcttattggttctctccaaacctttgaaatgggcttatgtgaggatgttgaaaagaagaacaaaagcatagcttttgtatcaaatactgaagaggattcagaagaaggaaatattggaggtgatgaaagcatttcagaaggtgtagccatgcttggaagacagttcaacaagttcataaagaacGTTGATCAAAAGGgcagacctaatgtcaagaactcttcatctgacatcagtagaagatcaaaatatgaagaaaaggtcacccagggcaagggaatccagtgccatggatgtgaaggttttggtcacattagagctgaatgccctaccttcctcaagatgcaaaagaaggggctatctgtcacctggtctgaaggagattctgagagtgaatctgaaggagaatcagctaaacatgtcactgcactaactagtgtctgtgcctctgatgatgactcaagtggagatgaacttacctttgatgaacttgctgcttcatataaagagctatgtgtcaaaagtgcagaagtgtgtatccaaggagaaaagcaaaagaaactcatcaaggagctggaagctgagaaacagaagcatctAACAGTCATAGgtggtctaaatggtgagatatCATTGCGgacatctaagctagaacaaatgacaaaatccatcagaatgctgaataaaggaattgacaccttggaagagattctaaaggtgggacagaagtcaggatccatgtctggtttaggctttggaaagaaatcctcaactgaactcaaaagctcaaaggctgaagttcagaaactcaCACAGAAGTCACAACCAGTGTcacaacatcagggaaccaggaggagtaaccatcaaaagaagaaatttcagagatggagatgtcactattgtggtagatttggtcacatcaaacccttctgctacaggttgcatggttatcctaaccagacccctcaagtcagacctaagtagaaggcatctaagcataatgcccccattaagaaacaacaatgggttgctaaccagacacctcaagtcagacctaagcagaaggaatctaagcataatgcccccattaagaaacaacaatgggttgctagactagctcacacatctttaagggcatctaccagacaagactggtattttgatagtggttgctcaagaaatatgactgggatgagtaacttattggtggatatacaacctcatactaccaggtatgtgacatttggtgatggagctaaaggagaaatcaaaggtgttggtaagtTGGACTGTCCTGGAGCTCCAAAACTGagtaatgtgctgttagtaaaaggactaactgctaatcttattagcataagccagctatgtgatcaaggtttcaatgtacagttcactaaggaagtATGTTTGGTGATGAATGGATGCaatcaagaagttatgagaggagccagatccaaagataactgttattTGTGGGAATCTAAAGTCTTAAACTACTCCTCAaagtgccccttagccaaggaagagcaggaagtgaagttgtggcatggaagacttggacaacttcatttaagaggaatgaagaagatcatatccaaggaagcagttagaggaatcctGAATCTGCTTATGGATGAAAGAAAAGGCTGTGGAAAATGTCAGGTGGGCAAGCTAACCAAGATGCCATATCCCAAGATGGGACATCCAAAATCTCCCAAACTTCTGGAACTGGTACCCGTGCACTTAATGGTACCTATGCAGATTGAAAGACAAGATTTAGCCTCACCTATTAGTCCTCATCAAAATGGTGGAGTTACAAGGGAGAAACAAAATTATGTATCattatccactgcagaagctaaGTACCTAGCATCTGGTAGCAGATGTTCCCcactggtatggatgaaccagatgcagactgagtacaatgccactcagaatgtcatgacattggatgtTACTCAGGTTGACAAATTAAGGGGAAAAGTGGGAATGTGTCCGtctgagaaattatagcaactaatgatgttagttatttactgtttaataagtcaacttattaaacatTTGATAGTTCactctgattggtcaacaaataatagatACTGCTCGTGCAACAAGCGTTACCTATTCCATCGTTTCAACTTTCAGTCTTGCAAGCTTTCTCTCAAAGAAACTTTTCATTTCTCCTCTGAGATATTCATCATGTCGCACCAATCTGACTCATCTTCCTACACGACCATGTCTGATTCCTCTAGCTCTGAATCATGCAACCCTAACAGGGAAGATCCTGTGTATGACTCTGCGAATACCTcacatgcaagaagacctaaagaaactgTCTCAGGCTTCTCCTCAGCAATCGCGCTTGATGAACAAACCAGAGAAGGCTCCAGGTATGTTCACAGTGCCATTGCAACTATGGTGACTGGAATTTTGTCTGGTAATCATAAGGTTCTTGGGGTCTCAGTTCCCTTAAACACGATTGTACCGAAAAATGTTGCTTGTCAAGAAAATACAATTTCCTTAGGAAAGAATGTGTCTGATGATGCTGAGCAAACTGatgctcatgaggggtcaaaTATTGACAAACCCTTAGAGAATGTGGGTAGTGAAGAAGTCCGTGTCACTCATGATTTCAGTGACAACCCTAACTGTGAAGCTGAAACAGTTAACCTGGAGGAATTTTCTGATAATGAGTtgttgacctcagttgtccctagcatagccaaaagggttaggactaggagagaaaagaaaatagtggtgcagaggtccccaaaAAGGAAGATTGATGTGTCAACTTCTCCCAATCCAAAGGTGGCAGAGAGTTCCCTCAAGAGGAAAGGGCATGGTCCaacaaaatcttggagcaaaggggtgcccaagaaaatgaagaccaagtttgttgtggtggagtctgactcagatgtcccatgtgatgtcacaacatctctgtcaaagaagaagccaaccactagcaagctggcagctagtgtccctgaggtaccaattgacaacatatcattccattttgcttctagtgtgaacaggtggaagtatgttTATCACAAGAGGATGACTTTGGAaagggaactggctcagaatgtTCTGGAATGTAAGGAGATTGTAGACCTCATTCAAGAGGCAGGGTTAATGAAAACTGTGACTCAGCTCTCAAAGTGCTATGTGATTTTAGTAAAGGAGTttattgtcaatgtgtctgaggaatgtgcTGATGGAAAGTCTAGGGAATTCAGAAAAGTAtatgtgcgaggcaagtgtgtGAACTTCTCTCCCTCAGTAATCAACATGTATTTGAGAAGACCTGATGTagctcaacctgagcttgaggtgactgacaacaaaatttgtcaagtcatcactgctaaACAAGTCAGGAAGTGGCCTCTAAAAGGTAAGTTGGTGGCCAGCAAACTCAGTGTCAAGTATGTTATGCTGCACAAAAttggagctgccaactgggtgcccacCAATCACAAATCTACAGTGGCTGtaatgcttggaaagttcatatATGTTGTTGGAACCAAAGCCAAGTTTGACTATGGAACCTACATTTTTGATCAACCCATGAAGCATGCAGGAAGCTTCGGTGTGAAGgggcctatagcctttccttcccTCATATGTGGTATTGTGTTGAATCAATTTCCAAACATATTAACAGAAAATGAttttgtgaaaagaagagagagtcctTTGGCCTTCAATCATAAATTGTTCCTAGGGAAGCATGTTCCTGACATTGCCATGGCAACAGGAGAGACATCAAGTGTTTGCAATCAACCAGGTAAAGCTGTTGTCATTGCAATACTCAAAGAAACATGCAAGGAGTTAGAGGCAAGGAAGCTCACTTTGGAAAAATTGATTATCAAATTGGAGATGACTGAAGATGATGTACTTGGTGAAGCTGTTGATGCTGCAGAAGGAGCTGCAAGACAAAGTACAGAGGGTGAAGAGGATGTCAATCCTGATGATGGCACTGATGATGATGCTGACTCTGAGTCAGATGAATAAATCATTTCCCGTGTTTCTGAAAAATTCTgtgtaattttattttgttttggtctgtaattttaagtgttgctttggcaacatttttgacaaaaaggggggGTAACACCTGTTCCCCGGGACAACAAATTTACTATGTGCTTGAACAAATATGGAAGATCCTCTAATCCAAAGGGTGTGCTGCAGCTAGATGTTCAACTtctatgtgtgatgagtgtgAATGTGTTGTTGTGTGCTATATACTTGtgtgctgctgtttgaagtttttatttaacttccttgtgtgctgctgtttgaagttCTTATTTAACTTCTATGTCTGATGAGTGTGGAGCTAttctgagtgtattagctatgttaatttctctgcttggatgtgtgttttccgctgctgtgaactctgttgtgatgccaagttgttttagccaaaaatttgccaaagggggagtttgtagatgtttgattggttgaattttgtgttaaaacactaactatactctgatgtcttgactgatgtcatgacatgcttgagtagcATGCTGCAagattagctaatacaggatttactgaatgtcaaactggatgttatgacattcatccatgacagcagatactgaactatagaatagttggtttttctgttatagctcagtattgagttcagtctgtttttcaggagagtagcagacctggcacatagcctactgtctgaatgtcaaactgaatgttatgacattcatcattgacagcatatactgaataataggcaggttggttttctgctacaattcagtatttatttcagtctgtttttcaagagaataacagacctggcatatggcccattatctaaatgtcaaactggatgttatgacatttatctaTGACAGTTGATACCGAAGTAtagactagttggtcttttacagttCAACATTTggtacagtctgttttcaggaaaataacagacctagcatatggtctatgttctggatgtcaaactgaatgttatgacattcattcctgacagcatatgctaaagtgtaggatggttagtttttctgtttcagtatttttttcaggctatttttcaggaatccaacagctgagctaaaatccaggaaattaacaactaagctacaattaatggacctaacaaatagcctatttgttagaaccctaatatgtggaaattaggttaacttgc includes these proteins:
- the LOC127123025 gene encoding uncharacterized protein LOC127123025, whose product is MSDSSSSESCNPNREDPVYDSANTSHARRPKETVSGFSSAIALDEQTREGSRYVHSAIATMVTGILSGNHKVLGVSVPLNTIVPKNVACQENTISLGKNVSDDAEQTDAHEGSNIDKPLENVGSEEVRVTHDFSDNPNCEAETVNLEEFSDNEWKYVYHKRMTLERELAQNVLECKEIVDLIQEAGLMKTVTQLSKCYVILVKEFIVNVSEECADGKSREFRKVYVRVITAKQVRKWPLKGKLVASKLSVKYVMLHKIGAANWVPTNHKSTVAVMLGKFIYVVGTKAKFDYGTYIFDQPMKHAGSFGVKGPIAFPSLICGIVLNQFPNILTENDFVKRRESPLAFNHKLFLGKHVPDIAMATGETSSVCNQPGKAVVIAILKETCKELEARKLTLEKLIIKLEMTEDDVLGEAVDAAEGAARQSTEGEEDVNPDDGTDDDADSESDE